In a single window of the uncultured Dysgonomonas sp. genome:
- a CDS encoding RagB/SusD family nutrient uptake outer membrane protein → MKTKILSSLLLGVLLGLTACSDYLDMTPTDKISDKLTWSKVEYAELAVNNFYHDINYYGNFSSGQCNAGITEGLTDIFKYGAMTFNAHMYIPNEIAYGGSVLTTTYVAYYLGNWGTAYEKVRRINEGMFNLKKFGTIGEDDSRRLEAEMRFFRAQAYFDLVKRYKQVIIYDEDLSKIQKDTPVSTEAQGWDFVQADLEFAGQYLPVSNVSNGRVTSGAAYALLSRAMLYAERWQAAKDAAAKVTGYELETNFADAFKNNSKEAILQYSYDKSGVTHSFDNLFAPAGDAGNNMTGGYGTPTQEMVESFELKTGGFPDWSKWHTADGISEEPPYEDLEPRFQATVLYNGAEWKGRKVEPFVGGIDGWCNWKDDPVPNGRTTTGYYLRKLVDENHDFTVLSSSTQPWIAIRYAEVLLNKAEACYRLNDSEGANNAIRAIRTRAGLPYVNKSGTDLMAAIRQERKVELAYEGLYYWDMRRWKLAESAFTGSRVHGLKIEKNANETFKYTYVDCDKQNRNFPAKMYQIPLPVNELNNNSAIQQYAEWR, encoded by the coding sequence ATGAAAACCAAAATATTAAGTTCATTATTATTGGGAGTCCTGCTTGGTCTTACCGCCTGTAGCGACTATCTGGATATGACCCCGACCGATAAGATTTCGGATAAACTGACATGGAGTAAGGTTGAATATGCAGAACTGGCAGTAAACAATTTTTACCATGATATCAATTACTATGGTAATTTCAGTAGTGGACAGTGCAATGCTGGTATTACCGAGGGGCTTACGGATATATTTAAGTATGGAGCAATGACATTCAATGCCCATATGTATATTCCAAACGAAATAGCCTATGGAGGAAGTGTACTTACAACGACTTATGTTGCATATTATCTGGGAAACTGGGGCACGGCTTATGAAAAAGTACGCCGTATAAATGAAGGAATGTTCAATCTCAAAAAGTTTGGTACTATAGGAGAAGACGATTCCAGAAGACTGGAAGCCGAGATGCGTTTCTTCAGGGCACAAGCTTACTTCGATTTGGTAAAGCGTTACAAGCAAGTTATTATCTACGATGAAGATCTTTCAAAAATACAGAAAGATACCCCGGTTAGCACAGAAGCTCAAGGATGGGATTTTGTTCAGGCAGATCTTGAATTTGCAGGCCAATATCTCCCCGTAAGTAATGTTTCTAACGGACGTGTAACAAGTGGAGCGGCTTATGCTTTACTTTCCCGTGCAATGCTATATGCCGAAAGATGGCAGGCAGCAAAAGATGCGGCAGCAAAAGTTACCGGTTACGAATTGGAAACAAACTTTGCCGACGCCTTTAAGAATAACAGTAAAGAAGCCATATTGCAGTATTCATACGATAAGAGCGGTGTAACTCACAGCTTCGACAATCTGTTTGCCCCGGCGGGTGACGCTGGCAATAATATGACCGGAGGATATGGTACACCGACACAGGAAATGGTAGAATCATTCGAATTGAAAACCGGAGGATTTCCCGATTGGTCGAAATGGCATACAGCGGACGGTATAAGCGAGGAACCTCCTTATGAGGATCTTGAACCCCGTTTCCAGGCTACAGTCTTGTATAATGGCGCTGAATGGAAAGGACGTAAAGTAGAACCTTTTGTTGGCGGTATAGATGGTTGGTGTAACTGGAAAGATGATCCAGTACCCAATGGACGTACTACTACAGGTTATTACCTGCGTAAACTTGTAGATGAAAATCATGATTTCACTGTTCTTAGTTCCAGTACACAACCTTGGATTGCTATCCGTTATGCTGAAGTATTACTAAATAAGGCAGAGGCATGTTATCGTTTGAATGATAGCGAGGGGGCGAATAATGCTATCCGTGCTATCCGTACACGTGCAGGGCTACCTTACGTAAATAAAAGTGGTACCGACCTGATGGCTGCAATCCGTCAGGAGCGTAAAGTGGAACTGGCTTACGAAGGTCTTTACTATTGGGATATGAGACGTTGGAAACTGGCTGAGTCTGCATTTACAGGAAGTAGAGTGCATGGTTTGAAGATCGAAAAAAATGCAAACGAAACTTTTAAATATACCTATGTAGACTGTGATAAGCAAAACCGAAACTTCCCTGCTAAGATGTATCAGATCCCTTTACCGGTGAACGAACTGAACAATAATAGCGCAATACAACAATATGCAGAGTGGAGATAA
- a CDS encoding DUF5018 domain-containing protein, translating to MKNNLLYIIAISLVVLSGCQSPDDIIPPADNQGLTRLTVKFTTGEYAEVEAASYTISDPNADTYVIPVPWFYPADSYNETTPYMSAMKVEANLDNNFTIAPGLSVLDLTKDNHFTLTDSYGNKRSITIRGERVKSSACNIITFSLKDKDVTGIIDDAAGTISLISIDDLSNSLADYELSPHALSISPDPAVTPLDFNNNVELTITAHNGTSTKKYTVKKEIPSKIGAGYRKGSEENVYELNLSAYGFSMTKSSNPSLAVLGSYLVLNLGDGTTPVYINRATGAKLGSINIGSANAGGSITGDIYGNMLIANNAAAGGTLNVYKTKSVTAAPTLFFSMSNTTGFTIGSKMAVQGNLDGDAIIVATCENSSSFVRWIVSGGVAGTPQVISVSGIGTWGGADNAPRFTYASTNLADGYYIGHYAGGGGNVYYVDGTANTVVRQLAGTGDWARGIGMFDIKVFNNTRYMMTYNMGFFPQWALGGQIYMYDVTNPALVTGSVTDSPALTFKQESITAYNNGATPLEPRTADILLYPSADGFMMHMYYIDNASSVLGCYKFDCIDK from the coding sequence ATGAAAAATAATTTATTATATATTATAGCTATATCTCTGGTGGTTCTATCAGGATGCCAGAGTCCTGACGACATTATACCGCCGGCAGATAATCAGGGGCTCACTCGCTTGACTGTCAAATTTACTACTGGTGAATATGCAGAGGTAGAGGCCGCATCATATACCATCAGCGACCCTAATGCTGATACTTATGTAATTCCTGTTCCTTGGTTCTATCCTGCAGATAGTTACAACGAAACTACTCCATACATGTCTGCGATGAAGGTAGAAGCTAATCTGGATAATAATTTCACGATTGCTCCGGGCCTGAGTGTTCTGGATCTGACAAAAGACAATCATTTCACATTAACAGATTCTTATGGAAATAAACGGTCGATAACAATCAGAGGTGAAAGGGTAAAATCCAGCGCTTGCAATATTATAACATTCTCACTGAAAGATAAAGATGTTACCGGTATAATAGACGATGCTGCAGGGACTATATCCCTGATAAGTATAGACGATCTGTCGAATAGTTTGGCTGACTATGAATTATCTCCGCATGCACTCTCTATTTCACCGGATCCTGCAGTTACTCCTTTAGACTTCAATAACAATGTAGAATTGACCATAACAGCACATAATGGTACATCTACAAAGAAATATACAGTGAAGAAAGAAATACCTAGTAAGATTGGAGCCGGATACCGCAAGGGTAGTGAAGAAAATGTATATGAGCTTAACCTGAGTGCGTATGGTTTCTCTATGACCAAATCAAGTAATCCGTCATTAGCCGTACTTGGCAGTTATTTAGTTTTAAACTTAGGTGATGGAACTACTCCTGTATATATCAACAGGGCTACAGGAGCTAAACTTGGCTCTATCAACATCGGTTCGGCCAATGCCGGAGGTAGCATTACAGGTGATATCTACGGTAATATGTTGATTGCAAACAATGCTGCTGCCGGAGGTACATTAAATGTCTACAAAACCAAGTCGGTAACAGCTGCTCCTACATTATTCTTCTCCATGTCTAATACTACAGGTTTCACTATCGGATCTAAAATGGCGGTACAAGGAAATCTTGATGGGGATGCTATTATTGTAGCTACATGTGAAAACTCCAGCAGCTTCGTTCGCTGGATTGTAAGCGGAGGTGTAGCTGGTACTCCACAGGTGATTTCCGTGTCTGGTATAGGTACATGGGGTGGAGCTGATAATGCGCCGCGTTTCACATATGCTTCTACTAATCTGGCCGATGGCTATTACATAGGTCACTATGCCGGTGGAGGCGGAAATGTATACTATGTAGATGGAACAGCAAATACTGTGGTCAGGCAACTGGCGGGAACAGGGGACTGGGCCAGAGGTATAGGTATGTTTGATATAAAAGTATTCAATAATACCCGTTACATGATGACCTATAATATGGGATTCTTCCCTCAATGGGCTTTGGGTGGTCAGATATATATGTATGATGTAACTAATCCGGCTCTGGTTACGGGATCTGTTACAGACAGTCCTGCATTGACTTTCAAACAGGAAAGTATAACTGCTTACAATAATGGAGCAACTCCGTTAGAGCCTCGTACTGCTGATATTTTATTGTACCCTTCTGCTGATGGATTTATGATGCATATGTACTATATAGACAATGCATCCAGTGTGTTGGGCTGCTATAAATTTGATTGTATAGATAAATAA
- a CDS encoding cellulase family glycosylhydrolase, translated as MRIVQNTFITIFLFSIFLSCSACSSESKETGWEWEEEEEVPAGFELKKGVNIASWISTPKFSGEERVAFFTNENVKQLKELGFDHIRLPIDETVLWTENGEKIRPYAFDLLHNAIGWCQSNGLKIIVDMHITRNHRFTNTENDLFTKPEEPAKFVRLWEDLSSELSKYSNDLLAYEILNEPVSENPENWNSVLNLVIPAIQAKEPERTLIVGVCTSNFAVMYNSLKLPATKNIMMTYHVYAPYLLTAYGQNDTTGGRTDIPISYPGQLVPDGYISQLPEKWQSTGKQVFNKEALRPFVKEGIDRAKQLSVPVFVGEFGTLYTVPEQSRANWYRDIVSLLGEYGIGYTSWDYKGAGYSIVDENNTVAYPEIVKILTGK; from the coding sequence ATGAGAATCGTACAGAATACTTTCATAACAATATTCCTTTTTTCCATATTTTTATCATGTAGTGCCTGTAGTAGTGAATCTAAGGAAACAGGATGGGAGTGGGAAGAGGAAGAAGAGGTACCTGCCGGATTTGAGCTGAAGAAAGGAGTGAATATTGCTTCATGGATATCTACGCCTAAATTTAGTGGGGAAGAACGCGTTGCATTTTTTACAAATGAAAATGTAAAGCAATTGAAGGAACTGGGCTTTGACCATATACGTCTTCCTATAGATGAGACTGTACTGTGGACCGAGAACGGAGAAAAAATACGACCTTATGCTTTCGATCTTTTGCATAATGCTATCGGCTGGTGCCAGAGCAATGGCCTGAAAATAATTGTGGATATGCACATCACGCGTAATCACCGTTTTACGAATACGGAAAACGATTTGTTCACGAAGCCGGAGGAACCTGCAAAGTTTGTTCGCTTATGGGAAGATCTTTCTTCAGAGCTTTCAAAATACTCGAACGACTTACTGGCCTATGAGATACTGAACGAGCCTGTTTCTGAAAACCCTGAAAACTGGAACAGTGTGTTGAATCTGGTAATACCTGCCATACAGGCAAAAGAACCGGAAAGGACTCTTATTGTAGGAGTTTGTACAAGCAATTTTGCTGTGATGTATAATAGTCTGAAATTACCTGCAACTAAAAATATTATGATGACGTATCACGTCTATGCCCCTTACCTACTTACTGCCTACGGACAGAATGATACTACAGGTGGCCGGACGGATATTCCAATTTCATATCCGGGGCAACTGGTGCCTGATGGATATATTTCTCAATTGCCTGAAAAATGGCAATCTACCGGTAAACAGGTATTCAATAAGGAAGCTTTGCGTCCGTTTGTAAAAGAAGGTATCGACAGGGCTAAACAACTGAGCGTTCCTGTATTTGTCGGAGAATTCGGCACACTATACACTGTGCCTGAGCAAAGCCGGGCTAACTGGTATCGGGATATTGTTTCTTTACTCGGTGAGTACGGAATAGGATATACCTCATGGGATTACAAAGGAGCAGGTTATAGCATTGTAGATGAAAATAATACAGTTGCTTATCCTGAAATTGTAAAAATACTTACCGGAAAGTAG
- a CDS encoding alpha amylase family protein: MKTVRIITLLFTLIGFSLFANACSDNPKEPGWEWGGEEEPGGETTAKPRYLWIDAAANFPDYANSKENIKRDLTLAKNTGFTDIVVDVRPTMGDVLFNTSAVEQVRKLDYWSSTGYQFYERTATWDYLQAFIDMGHELDLKIHAAINTFTAGNDYPYGLGHQGMLFRDDTKKNWATSVNTATGITNVMDLGSDTYGTKFLNPVNQDVQNYLLTILGDLAKYNVDGIFLDRCRFDDIASDFSDYTREKFEAYIGSKVSKFPDDIMAPGAGVTPIPSPLPTHYKKWLEFRAKTIHDFVVKAREKVKSQNQNIQFGVYVGAWYSSYYGVGVNWASPKYNTAAAYPAWASQNYKDYGYADHLDFMLLGAYASANRVYGSGEWSVEGFCKQAKNLLLDDVKYAGGPDVGNWDVPAGTNVNTAVTNTVDAAINAGNGYFLFDIIHLKMYNYWPDVKKGIDKYLESVDKK; encoded by the coding sequence ATGAAAACTGTACGAATTATAACCCTGCTATTTACTCTCATCGGCTTTTCTCTATTTGCAAATGCCTGCAGCGACAACCCTAAGGAACCGGGTTGGGAATGGGGTGGCGAAGAAGAACCCGGTGGTGAGACTACTGCAAAACCACGTTATCTGTGGATAGATGCGGCAGCTAACTTCCCCGACTATGCCAATAGTAAAGAAAATATAAAGCGAGATCTTACTTTGGCTAAAAATACCGGTTTCACTGATATTGTAGTAGATGTACGCCCGACAATGGGAGATGTATTATTCAATACAAGTGCTGTAGAACAGGTCAGAAAACTGGATTACTGGTCAAGCACAGGTTACCAGTTTTACGAACGTACAGCTACCTGGGATTATCTTCAGGCTTTTATAGATATGGGGCATGAACTGGATCTGAAGATACATGCGGCTATTAATACATTTACAGCCGGCAATGATTATCCTTATGGCTTGGGACATCAGGGGATGTTATTCCGTGACGATACTAAAAAGAACTGGGCTACATCGGTCAATACGGCTACGGGTATTACCAATGTAATGGATTTGGGTAGTGATACGTATGGAACGAAATTTCTGAACCCTGTAAATCAGGATGTGCAGAATTATCTGCTTACTATACTTGGCGATCTGGCGAAATATAATGTAGATGGTATTTTTCTCGACCGCTGTCGTTTCGATGATATTGCAAGTGATTTCTCGGATTATACACGCGAGAAGTTTGAAGCATACATCGGTTCGAAGGTATCTAAATTTCCTGACGATATCATGGCTCCGGGAGCCGGAGTAACTCCTATACCATCTCCACTCCCTACCCATTATAAGAAATGGCTTGAATTCAGGGCTAAAACAATACATGATTTTGTCGTGAAAGCCCGCGAGAAAGTGAAATCACAGAATCAGAATATACAGTTCGGCGTGTATGTGGGAGCGTGGTATTCGTCTTATTACGGAGTTGGTGTAAACTGGGCTAGTCCTAAATATAACACCGCTGCTGCATATCCTGCATGGGCCAGCCAGAATTATAAGGATTATGGGTATGCCGACCATCTCGATTTTATGCTACTGGGCGCATATGCTTCGGCTAATAGAGTATATGGAAGCGGAGAATGGTCTGTGGAAGGATTTTGTAAGCAAGCAAAGAACTTGCTGCTCGACGATGTAAAATATGCGGGAGGGCCTGATGTTGGTAACTGGGATGTACCTGCAGGAACGAATGTGAATACTGCTGTAACCAATACGGTTGATGCAGCAATAAACGCAGGAAACGGATATTTTCTGTTCGATATTATTCACCTGAAGATGTATAATTACTGGCCGGATGTAAAGAAAGGTATCGATAAATATCTGGAATCGGTAGATAAAAAATAA
- a CDS encoding calcineurin-like phosphoesterase family protein, with protein MRNSIFSVLFVLLLTAYCNNLNGQCVIRGKVACDGKGVKGVVVTDGVHCVQTNDNGEYTIPSLKSSRFVYISTPAGYITKCKDKTIPQFYKIIENGVDAYDFEIYKNPKDDKNHVFIAQADVQLVDGDNLRSYTKILQDCKTLIKKYDDRDIFAVDCGDIVGDTPSLYPGYIEASSVLNFPVYRAIGNHDMDYFGRSHETSYKTFESYFGPVYYSFNKGNAHYIIIDNAFFIGRDYFYMGYIDERTYAWLEQDLAYVKKDSPVFIVMHIPSRLDEKQKPFEYKSNGIADQTINTAALYEMLRPYNAHIISGHMHYNHNIVHNSRLMEHNTGAVCGTWWRGDICLDGTPQGYGVYEVTGNDVKWYFKSSGFSEKHQFRAYPPGRSSEYPQDVVVNVWNWDKEWKVEWLENDEIQGEMTHFRGFDPDAEILCSDKEKIKYDWISVIETQHLFRASPKNPTAKISIKVTDRFGNIYLEDIKQ; from the coding sequence ATGCGAAATTCAATATTCAGTGTGCTGTTTGTCTTATTATTAACCGCTTATTGCAATAACCTCAACGGGCAATGTGTAATCAGAGGTAAAGTGGCATGTGACGGCAAAGGAGTGAAAGGTGTTGTAGTTACGGATGGCGTCCATTGTGTACAGACCAATGACAATGGAGAATATACTATTCCATCCTTAAAATCTTCCCGTTTTGTATATATATCCACTCCGGCAGGATACATAACTAAATGCAAGGATAAGACGATACCTCAGTTCTATAAGATAATAGAGAATGGCGTCGACGCATATGATTTTGAAATATACAAGAATCCGAAAGACGACAAGAATCATGTATTCATTGCACAGGCTGATGTACAGCTGGTTGATGGAGATAATCTGAGAAGTTACACTAAAATATTGCAAGATTGTAAAACGTTAATTAAAAAGTATGATGACAGAGATATTTTTGCTGTCGATTGTGGGGATATAGTAGGCGATACGCCGTCACTTTATCCGGGTTATATAGAAGCTTCTTCCGTATTGAATTTCCCTGTTTACAGGGCTATCGGCAACCACGATATGGATTATTTTGGCCGTAGCCACGAAACATCATACAAAACGTTCGAAAGCTACTTTGGCCCCGTTTATTATTCATTCAATAAGGGGAATGCCCATTATATCATCATTGATAATGCATTCTTTATCGGACGTGATTATTTCTATATGGGATATATAGATGAAAGGACGTATGCATGGCTCGAACAGGATTTGGCGTATGTGAAAAAAGATTCACCTGTTTTCATTGTCATGCATATTCCTTCGCGTCTCGATGAGAAACAAAAGCCTTTTGAATATAAAAGCAATGGCATCGCCGACCAGACGATAAACACGGCTGCGTTATATGAAATGCTGAGGCCTTATAATGCTCATATCATATCGGGGCATATGCACTACAATCATAATATTGTCCATAATTCAAGACTAATGGAACACAATACAGGCGCAGTGTGCGGAACATGGTGGCGAGGCGATATCTGCCTCGATGGTACCCCGCAGGGTTATGGCGTGTATGAGGTGACTGGCAATGATGTGAAATGGTATTTCAAGAGTTCCGGTTTTTCTGAAAAGCATCAGTTCAGAGCATACCCGCCAGGGCGTTCATCCGAATATCCTCAGGATGTGGTAGTAAATGTTTGGAATTGGGATAAAGAATGGAAAGTGGAATGGCTCGAAAATGATGAGATACAAGGAGAAATGACTCATTTTAGAGGGTTTGACCCTGATGCTGAAATCCTTTGCTCCGACAAAGAAAAGATAAAATATGACTGGATATCGGTGATTGAGACACAACATTTATTTCGTGCCTCACCAAAGAACCCGACGGCAAAAATCAGTATAAAAGTGACAGACCGGTTTGGAAATATATATCTGGAAGATATTAAACAATAA
- a CDS encoding DUF4434 domain-containing protein, which produces MDRRKFLQLCGLTSASLLAGNNTFAGEIRRNPNIKPIMGSWFEFKHHNDSEGKYWNPALTKFTEAQWRAKIKEISETGMQYLVLMSVAENGKTFYPSTLQSRYDYECADPLEAVLSAADEYGIKFFVSNDFWSDYRNVDKMMTDKDISILREKGMEEVAEKYSHHKSFYGWYYPNETGLYNTIDETTINYVNKCSKKARELTPGCVNLIAPYGTKSIRLDDKYVRQLERLDIDIMAYQDEIGVKKTKAGTAGKYYEALYKVHAKAGRARLWADLEVFEFEGEVYDSALIPARFNRILTQLEDISPFVENILIYQYMGLMSKPGSVAPAGHKDAERLYKEYMDWLKVQQGLTIK; this is translated from the coding sequence ATGGACAGACGAAAGTTTTTACAGCTCTGCGGATTAACCTCTGCCTCTCTGCTGGCAGGCAATAATACGTTTGCCGGAGAGATAAGGCGCAATCCTAATATTAAGCCTATCATGGGCTCATGGTTCGAATTCAAGCATCACAACGATAGTGAAGGCAAGTATTGGAATCCTGCCCTGACTAAGTTTACCGAGGCACAGTGGCGGGCAAAGATAAAGGAAATCAGCGAAACGGGTATGCAATACCTGGTACTGATGTCGGTTGCAGAAAACGGAAAAACATTTTATCCATCCACCCTTCAATCAAGATACGATTACGAATGTGCCGATCCGTTAGAAGCCGTTCTCTCGGCTGCGGATGAATATGGTATCAAGTTTTTTGTGAGCAACGATTTCTGGTCAGATTATCGCAATGTGGATAAAATGATGACCGACAAGGACATTTCCATCCTTCGCGAAAAAGGGATGGAAGAAGTGGCGGAGAAATATTCGCATCACAAAAGTTTTTATGGTTGGTACTATCCTAATGAGACGGGACTATATAATACAATAGACGAAACCACCATCAATTATGTCAACAAGTGTAGTAAGAAAGCGCGCGAACTAACTCCCGGCTGCGTAAACCTGATTGCACCCTATGGAACAAAATCTATTCGTCTCGATGATAAATATGTTCGTCAACTGGAACGTCTCGATATAGATATTATGGCCTATCAGGATGAAATAGGAGTGAAGAAGACCAAAGCCGGCACAGCAGGCAAATATTATGAAGCCTTGTACAAAGTGCATGCCAAAGCCGGTCGGGCTCGTCTGTGGGCTGATCTTGAAGTATTCGAATTCGAAGGAGAAGTTTATGACAGTGCTTTGATTCCTGCCCGATTCAATAGAATTCTTACACAGCTTGAAGATATTTCACCCTTTGTAGAAAACATACTGATATACCAGTACATGGGTCTGATGAGCAAGCCTGGCTCGGTTGCTCCTGCCGGACACAAGGATGCGGAAAGACTTTATAAGGAATATATGGATTGGCTGAAAGTACAACAGGGTTTAACCATAAAATAA
- a CDS encoding two-component regulator propeller domain-containing protein: MKKLFIISCLLFICAYIQAQWTNIQIEPGMSPKNDIISICFDKQGTMWVATSYGVYKEENGQWKPQGVEDIYAQTLYIGRDETVWAGVWGGGVFRNKQGETWENVKEASVSISTNAIVETGKDHLWIGTWDKGLLMYDGKKWINYKAVEVPIGDNSILSLAADDNKIWIGTYHGLSSFDGKNWKLYNRDNSPLPDNDIYSLHAGKNGLWIGTCNGLAFLQKGNWTAYPKGKNGISGDVILSVKEDIKGNVWVGTNKGLTVFNDTKWKTYTMENSNLLENRIQTITIHDNKIYIGTSLGISMLNLSEFAY; this comes from the coding sequence ATGAAGAAACTATTTATAATATCATGCCTGCTCTTTATTTGTGCTTATATACAGGCCCAATGGACAAATATACAGATAGAGCCCGGTATGTCGCCAAAGAATGATATCATATCCATCTGTTTTGACAAACAGGGGACTATGTGGGTTGCTACTTCATACGGAGTATATAAAGAAGAGAACGGACAATGGAAACCTCAAGGAGTTGAGGATATTTACGCGCAGACGCTTTATATCGGCAGAGACGAAACTGTATGGGCCGGAGTATGGGGTGGAGGAGTTTTCAGAAATAAGCAAGGTGAAACATGGGAGAATGTAAAAGAAGCATCAGTTTCCATATCTACGAATGCTATTGTAGAAACGGGTAAGGATCACTTGTGGATTGGAACATGGGACAAAGGTTTGCTTATGTACGACGGCAAAAAATGGATAAATTATAAGGCTGTAGAAGTTCCGATAGGGGATAACAGTATATTATCCTTAGCAGCTGATGACAATAAAATATGGATTGGAACATATCATGGCCTCTCCTCATTCGATGGAAAGAACTGGAAATTGTACAATAGAGACAACAGCCCTCTTCCCGACAATGATATTTATTCGCTCCATGCTGGCAAAAACGGATTATGGATAGGTACATGCAATGGTTTGGCCTTTCTGCAAAAAGGAAATTGGACTGCATATCCTAAAGGTAAAAACGGCATATCTGGAGATGTTATCCTATCTGTAAAGGAAGATATAAAAGGAAATGTATGGGTAGGTACAAACAAAGGTCTGACCGTATTTAACGATACTAAATGGAAAACCTATACAATGGAGAATAGTAATTTATTAGAAAACCGTATTCAGACTATAACCATTCACGATAATAAAATATACATAGGTACAAGCTTAGGTATCTCGATGCTTAATCTGTCGGAATTTGCATATTGA